A section of the Legionellales bacterium genome encodes:
- the lpxA gene encoding acyl-ACP--UDP-N-acetylglucosamine O-acyltransferase: protein MIHPTAIIDPSAQLAENVSVGPWTYIGPDVEIGEGTCIHSHVVIKGPTRIGCDNEIFQFASIGEVTQDKKYEGEITRLEIGDRNIFRESVTIHRGTAGGGYVTRIGDDNLLMAYVHIAHDCQVGSHSVFSNNASLAGHVIVDDFVVLGGFSGVHQFCRVGAHSFLAMSAMVNKDVPPFVKVSGYYAEPFGLNAVGLQRRGYSNETIAHLKRAYKILYRQGLGLQEALAELEKMTAECEEVNILIQFLQQSERGIAR from the coding sequence GTGATTCATCCAACAGCCATTATCGATCCCAGTGCTCAATTAGCAGAAAATGTCAGTGTCGGCCCTTGGACTTATATCGGTCCCGATGTTGAAATTGGAGAGGGCACATGTATTCATTCTCACGTAGTCATTAAAGGCCCCACGCGCATTGGTTGTGACAATGAAATTTTTCAATTCGCCTCGATTGGCGAAGTCACTCAAGATAAAAAATACGAAGGCGAAATTACCCGTTTAGAAATTGGTGATCGCAATATTTTTCGTGAAAGTGTCACCATTCACCGAGGAACAGCCGGTGGTGGTTACGTCACTCGAATTGGCGATGATAATTTACTCATGGCCTACGTTCACATCGCTCACGACTGTCAGGTGGGAAGCCATTCCGTATTTTCGAACAATGCATCACTCGCAGGCCATGTGATTGTCGATGATTTTGTCGTTCTTGGTGGATTTAGCGGCGTTCATCAATTCTGTCGTGTTGGGGCACATAGTTTCTTAGCAATGAGTGCTATGGTTAATAAAGATGTGCCACCCTTTGTTAAAGTTTCGGGTTATTACGCTGAGCCTTTTGGATTAAATGCCGTCGGTTTGCAACGACGTGGTTATAGTAATGAAACCATTGCCCATTTAAAACGCGCCTATAAAATTTTATATCGTCAAGGTTTGGGTTTACAAGAAGCGTTAGCTGAATTAGAAAAAATGACGGCTGAATGTGAAGAGGTCAATATCTTAATCCAATTTTTACAACAGTCAGAACGTGGCATAGCGCGTTAA
- a CDS encoding energy transducer TonB: MLLFISIIHRENTAIIGKTLFMQARVVVEHEALLKQKTSIPHNNSALPPPNLKRTSSQPHRISTHPASTQPKVSGQDFNHLINVLYQQVNQHKFYPELAQTLGQTGVVIVMFDLKNNGSIEHLHVIHSSGAKLLDQAALQAVNAAVPFHGISQQFLSSRIIRLALNYQMSEGD; this comes from the coding sequence ATGCTGTTGTTTATCTCGATAATACACCGTGAAAATACGGCCATTATTGGCAAAACCCTATTCATGCAAGCGCGAGTAGTGGTGGAACATGAGGCTTTGCTGAAGCAGAAAACATCAATACCACACAATAATTCTGCGCTGCCTCCACCCAATCTCAAAAGAACTTCATCACAGCCTCATAGGATAAGCACGCACCCCGCTTCGACGCAGCCAAAGGTATCAGGACAAGACTTCAATCACCTCATTAATGTGTTATATCAACAAGTTAACCAACATAAATTTTACCCCGAGCTTGCGCAAACGCTGGGGCAGACAGGGGTGGTTATCGTGATGTTTGATTTGAAAAACAACGGCTCAATCGAGCATTTACACGTGATTCATTCCAGTGGTGCAAAACTACTCGATCAAGCGGCATTACAAGCGGTAAACGCCGCTGTGCCATTTCACGGGATAAGTCAACAATTCTTATCCTCCCGTATCATACGCTTAGCACTTAATTATCAAATGAGCGAGGGCGATTAG
- a CDS encoding TetR/AcrR family transcriptional regulator: MNAKITKEQIVQVALNHLMDYGYARTSIHDIATLCGIKKTSIYQHINNKDELALLALDFKLKAVKNKINKILADPAIENRVAEVTLFYKLVANEINHFQSLKMETVSKQLLQDKLDEYFHTIRELVLIMVKHYINYPAQLNMILYPLLSVLSAPLLNLILHGP, from the coding sequence ATGAACGCTAAAATCACTAAGGAACAGATAGTACAGGTCGCATTAAACCATTTAATGGATTATGGCTATGCGCGCACGTCAATTCATGACATCGCCACATTATGTGGGATAAAAAAAACTAGCATTTACCAGCACATTAATAACAAGGATGAATTAGCTCTCTTGGCACTGGATTTCAAACTCAAGGCAGTAAAAAATAAAATCAATAAAATACTGGCCGATCCGGCGATTGAGAATCGCGTTGCTGAAGTTACCTTATTTTACAAGTTGGTGGCCAATGAAATTAATCATTTCCAATCGCTTAAAATGGAAACTGTATCGAAACAATTGCTGCAAGATAAACTCGATGAATATTTTCATACCATTCGCGAACTGGTGTTGATTATGGTCAAACATTATATCAATTACCCTGCCCAGTTAAATATGATACTCTATCCACTACTGTCGGTGTTATCAGCACCTTTATTGAATTTAATTTTACATGGTCCATGA
- a CDS encoding OmpH family outer membrane protein → MKKLMIIAVSAMALICGTSFATEATPAVKVGVVNVQEILQKAPEAQKMNAELEKTFKPRQDKMEALNKKVLEERDNLSRNSSVMSEKQRTQAQNQLLENQNQLRQMAQKYQDDLVQARNQDMQKLFEVVRDAVQKVAKADNLNIVFEAHSIAYVAPQLDITNQVVKEIK, encoded by the coding sequence ATGAAAAAGTTGATGATCATCGCAGTATCTGCAATGGCTTTAATCTGTGGTACAAGTTTTGCAACTGAAGCAACTCCAGCTGTTAAAGTGGGTGTTGTTAATGTTCAAGAAATTTTGCAAAAAGCTCCTGAAGCGCAAAAAATGAATGCTGAATTAGAAAAAACCTTTAAACCCCGCCAAGATAAAATGGAAGCACTGAATAAAAAAGTGCTAGAAGAACGCGATAATTTAAGTCGTAATAGCAGTGTTATGTCGGAAAAACAACGCACGCAAGCACAAAATCAATTATTAGAAAATCAAAATCAGCTACGTCAAATGGCACAAAAATATCAAGACGATTTAGTGCAGGCGCGTAATCAAGACATGCAAAAATTATTTGAAGTTGTCCGCGATGCGGTGCAAAAAGTCGCAAAAGCCGATAATTTAAACATCGTCTTTGAAGCACATTCCATTGCGTATGTTGCTCCACAATTAGATATTACCAATCAAGTTGTGAAGGAAATTAAATAA
- the rnhB gene encoding ribonuclease HII: MGENSVESFIAGIDEAGRGPLAGPVIAAAVILNPLNPILGLRDSKQLSAAKRQALAREIREKALAYALGRAEAEEIDRINILQASLLAMQRAVNALSVQPTHAQVDGIHCPRLNCSVEAIVKGDSKIPAISAASILAKVARDQEMLDYAKQYPGYGFETHMGYPTKAHLQALATLGITPIHRKSYKPVALIFEQHLKMKELA; the protein is encoded by the coding sequence GTGGGAGAGAACAGCGTGGAATCATTTATAGCAGGCATCGATGAAGCAGGGCGAGGGCCATTAGCAGGTCCGGTCATTGCGGCAGCCGTGATTTTAAATCCCTTAAATCCTATTCTAGGATTACGTGATTCTAAACAACTTTCCGCAGCAAAACGCCAGGCTTTAGCCAGAGAAATTCGCGAAAAAGCCTTAGCCTATGCCTTAGGACGCGCTGAAGCCGAAGAAATAGATCGCATTAATATTTTGCAAGCCAGCTTATTGGCCATGCAACGCGCAGTGAATGCTCTCAGTGTTCAACCCACACACGCACAAGTCGATGGAATTCATTGTCCGCGTTTAAATTGCAGCGTGGAAGCGATTGTCAAAGGCGATAGTAAAATCCCTGCAATCAGCGCTGCTTCCATTTTAGCGAAAGTCGCGCGCGATCAAGAAATGTTAGACTATGCCAAACAGTATCCCGGCTATGGTTTTGAAACTCATATGGGTTATCCGACCAAAGCGCATTTACAGGCATTAGCAACGCTAGGTATTACGCCTATTCATCGGAAAAGTTATAAGCCGGTGGCATTAATTTTTGAACAACATCTTAAAATGAAGGAATTAGCATGA
- the dnaE gene encoding DNA polymerase III subunit alpha codes for MSNQQFVHLHLHSEYSLVNGMLRLKSLVKACRERNLPAVALTDRCNLFGTVKFYRAALKAGIKPIIGAEMLIKNPDDAFNPFSLILLCQNQAGYRQLTALISRAYLEGQQHGIPLIEREWIDCKDVIALSGGKKGDIGQAILQNNLEQAARYISFWNERFPSRFYLEIQRTQRQGDEQYNAACLQLANAHQIPVVATNEVMFLDQNDYEAHEARVCIHNGEMLQDPKRQQNYSEQQYLRSAEEMQNLFADIPEALTNSLEIAKRCNLQLELDKNYLPNFPVPAGFTIENYLENLAKEKLELRLKKLFDSQQPQFLQQRQAYDERLARELNVINAMGFPGYFLIVADFIQWSKDNGIPVGPGRGSGAGSLVAYSLGITDIDPLAYDLLFERFLNPERVSMPDFDIDFCMDNRDRVIDYVAQKYGRESVSQIITFGTMAAKAVVRDVGRVLGFPYGFVDKIAKLVPFELGITLEKALSQEPLLRERYEREEDVQTLIDLALKLEGITRNAGKHAGGVVIAPSKLINFVPLYCEEGGGNLVSQFDKDDVEGIGLVKFDFLGLRTLTIIDWAIANIQKHFNQKIDITTIPTDDAVTFDLLKRCETTAVFQLESRGMKDLIKRLQPDCFEDIIALVALFRPGPLQSGMVDDFIDRKHGRQTLEYMHEDLTEVLKPTYGIILYQEQVMQIAQVLAGYTLGGADLLRRAMGKKKPEEMAKQRQIFVEGASARGVDAEQAQHIFDLMEKFAGYGFNKSHSAAYALVSYQTAWLKAHYPAAFMAAVLSSDMDNTDKVVMFIEECQRMQLTIIYPHINHSQYQFSVRDNSTIVYGLGAIKGLGQAIADVIVAEREKHGEYRDIVDLCLRLNQHKLNRRVLEALVRSGSADHPQYHRVQLFTIIDSALLAATQSLQAEKSGQQDLFSALSPQAMPVVEFPEIKPWSEQMRLQGEKETLGLYVSGHPLDEFRQELAHFTTSTIKELASKNNQSVILAGFMITIRTLLNKRGERMGFMTLDDGTARIEVAIFSDAFQLYRELIVKDNLMIIEGELSIDDFSGNYRMSAKRILSLEQAREAYAKYLLLNLKSTHLTAEFSERLKDILRTFSPGATPVVVNYQESEFSARLVFGKQWTIQPRVNLINELNELIGAENIAFSYE; via the coding sequence ATGTCAAATCAACAATTTGTTCATTTGCATTTGCATAGCGAATATTCTTTAGTGAATGGCATGCTGCGTTTAAAATCACTGGTTAAAGCGTGTCGCGAACGCAACCTTCCGGCGGTAGCGTTAACGGATCGATGTAATTTATTCGGCACGGTTAAATTTTACCGTGCCGCGCTTAAAGCCGGGATCAAACCCATCATTGGCGCGGAAATGTTAATTAAAAATCCCGATGATGCATTTAATCCGTTTAGCTTAATTCTACTGTGCCAAAATCAAGCGGGATATCGTCAACTTACCGCATTAATTTCTCGCGCATATTTAGAAGGTCAACAACACGGAATTCCTCTAATAGAACGTGAATGGATCGATTGCAAAGATGTTATCGCGTTATCGGGTGGCAAAAAAGGGGACATTGGCCAAGCAATTTTGCAAAATAATCTAGAACAAGCAGCGCGATATATATCATTTTGGAATGAACGATTTCCCTCACGTTTTTACTTAGAAATTCAACGCACACAACGCCAAGGAGATGAGCAATATAATGCTGCGTGTTTGCAGTTAGCCAACGCTCATCAAATTCCGGTTGTGGCTACTAATGAGGTGATGTTTTTAGATCAAAACGATTATGAAGCTCATGAAGCACGCGTGTGTATTCATAATGGCGAAATGTTACAAGATCCCAAACGCCAACAAAATTACAGCGAACAACAATATTTGCGTAGTGCTGAAGAAATGCAAAATTTATTTGCAGATATTCCAGAAGCACTGACTAATAGCCTAGAAATTGCCAAACGCTGTAATTTGCAATTAGAACTTGATAAAAATTATTTACCCAATTTTCCCGTGCCAGCAGGATTTACCATTGAAAATTATTTAGAAAATTTAGCCAAAGAAAAATTAGAATTACGCTTAAAAAAATTATTCGATAGTCAACAGCCGCAATTTTTACAGCAACGTCAAGCCTATGACGAGCGCTTAGCACGTGAACTCAATGTGATTAATGCTATGGGCTTTCCCGGCTATTTTTTAATTGTGGCCGATTTTATTCAATGGTCTAAGGACAATGGAATTCCGGTGGGGCCAGGTCGTGGTTCGGGTGCAGGATCATTAGTGGCCTACAGTTTAGGGATTACCGATATTGATCCTCTGGCCTATGATTTATTATTCGAACGCTTTTTAAATCCTGAGCGGGTGTCCATGCCCGATTTTGATATTGATTTTTGCATGGATAATCGTGATCGCGTGATTGATTATGTGGCACAAAAATACGGGCGAGAAAGTGTTTCTCAAATTATCACTTTTGGTACTATGGCGGCAAAAGCCGTGGTGCGTGATGTCGGGCGAGTATTAGGATTTCCTTATGGTTTTGTCGATAAAATTGCTAAATTAGTACCCTTTGAATTAGGAATTACCCTTGAAAAAGCACTCAGTCAAGAACCGTTATTACGCGAACGTTATGAACGCGAAGAAGATGTGCAAACTTTAATTGATCTGGCGTTAAAATTAGAAGGTATCACTCGCAATGCCGGAAAACATGCGGGTGGTGTGGTTATCGCCCCCTCAAAATTAATTAATTTTGTTCCGCTATATTGCGAAGAAGGTGGCGGTAATTTAGTTTCGCAATTTGATAAAGACGATGTCGAAGGTATTGGCCTGGTAAAATTCGATTTTCTAGGATTGCGCACGCTCACCATTATTGATTGGGCAATTGCTAATATTCAAAAACACTTTAACCAAAAAATTGATATTACAACAATTCCCACCGACGATGCTGTTACCTTCGATTTATTAAAACGTTGTGAAACTACAGCAGTATTTCAATTAGAATCTCGCGGCATGAAAGATTTAATTAAACGCCTGCAACCTGATTGTTTTGAGGATATTATTGCTTTAGTCGCCTTATTTCGCCCAGGACCTTTGCAATCGGGAATGGTCGATGATTTTATTGATCGCAAGCATGGTCGCCAAACTCTGGAATATATGCATGAGGATTTAACCGAAGTATTAAAACCTACCTATGGAATTATTTTATATCAAGAACAAGTCATGCAAATCGCGCAAGTCTTAGCCGGTTACACATTGGGCGGCGCCGATTTATTGCGTCGAGCCATGGGTAAGAAAAAACCCGAAGAAATGGCCAAGCAACGCCAAATTTTTGTCGAAGGTGCGAGTGCACGCGGCGTTGACGCTGAGCAAGCACAACATATTTTCGATTTAATGGAAAAATTTGCAGGTTATGGATTTAATAAATCGCACTCGGCTGCTTATGCATTAGTTTCTTATCAAACAGCGTGGTTAAAAGCGCATTATCCCGCCGCATTTATGGCAGCGGTATTATCGTCTGATATGGATAATACCGATAAAGTGGTCATGTTTATTGAAGAATGTCAACGCATGCAATTAACGATTATTTATCCGCATATTAATCACAGCCAATATCAATTTAGCGTGCGAGATAATTCAACCATCGTTTATGGATTAGGGGCTATTAAAGGTCTCGGTCAAGCGATTGCCGATGTTATTGTTGCCGAACGCGAAAAGCACGGTGAATATCGTGATATTGTCGATTTATGTTTGCGTTTAAATCAGCATAAATTAAATCGTCGGGTTTTAGAAGCCTTGGTGCGATCGGGCAGTGCTGATCATCCCCAATATCATCGCGTGCAATTATTCACAATTATCGATAGCGCATTGTTGGCGGCAACTCAATCACTACAAGCTGAAAAAAGTGGCCAGCAAGATTTATTTTCAGCGCTTTCTCCGCAAGCAATGCCGGTGGTAGAGTTTCCCGAAATAAAACCTTGGAGCGAACAAATGCGCTTGCAAGGTGAAAAAGAAACCTTAGGTTTATATGTGAGTGGTCATCCCCTCGATGAATTTCGTCAGGAATTAGCGCACTTCACTACCAGCACCATTAAAGAACTCGCTTCTAAAAATAATCAAAGTGTGATCCTGGCAGGATTTATGATTACCATTCGCACCTTGCTGAATAAACGCGGGGAACGCATGGGATTTATGACGCTGGATGATGGCACGGCGCGCATTGAAGTGGCAATCTTTAGCGATGCTTTTCAGTTATATCGCGAATTAATTGTGAAAGATAATTTAATGATTATCGAAGGTGAATTAAGTATTGACGATTTTAGCGGTAATTATCGCATGAGTGCAAAACGTATTTTATCGCTAGAGCAAGCTCGCGAAGCCTATGCCAAATATTTACTGTTAAATTTAAAATCAACACATTTAACCGCCGAATTTTCCGAGCGCTTAAAAGATATTTTACGAACTTTTTCACCAGGTGCGACCCCGGTTGTGGTAAACTACCAAGAATCTGAATTTTCTGCGCGTTTGGTATTTGGCAAACAATGGACTATTCAACCACGAGTGAATTTAATTAACGAGCTCAATGAATTAATTGGTGCAGAAAATATTGCATTTTCTTATGAGTGA
- the accA gene encoding acetyl-CoA carboxylase carboxyl transferase subunit alpha, translating into MNLNFLDFEQPIAELEAKIEELRRVSNTSEINIGDEIKRLEQKNAELTKSIFSSLSSWQIAQLARHPQRPYMLDYIQHIFTDFDELHGDRHYADSSALITGIARFHGEPVCVIGHQKGRTTTEKIARNFGMPRPEGYRKALRVMKLAERFHLPIFTFIDTPGAYPGIGAEERNQSEAIARNLAEMSDLRVPIIATVIGEGGSGGALAIGVADWVMMLQYSIYSVISPEGCASILWKSATKASDAAEAMGITASRNKELGLIDEIIAEPVGGAHRDVEKMAKTLNDHLLKTLKNLRQYSSDDLLARRYHRLLSYGK; encoded by the coding sequence ATGAATTTAAATTTTTTAGATTTCGAGCAACCTATTGCCGAACTTGAAGCCAAAATTGAAGAATTGCGACGCGTTAGCAATACCAGCGAAATTAATATTGGCGATGAAATTAAACGCCTCGAACAAAAAAATGCAGAATTAACCAAGTCAATTTTTTCTTCTTTATCTTCATGGCAAATTGCCCAACTGGCACGCCATCCGCAACGTCCTTATATGCTCGATTATATTCAACATATTTTTACCGATTTTGATGAATTGCACGGTGATAGGCATTATGCCGATTCTTCCGCATTAATCACTGGCATCGCCCGTTTTCATGGTGAGCCTGTATGCGTGATAGGTCACCAAAAAGGTCGCACCACCACTGAAAAAATCGCCCGTAATTTTGGCATGCCTCGTCCTGAAGGATATCGCAAAGCATTACGAGTGATGAAATTAGCCGAACGTTTTCATCTACCGATTTTCACTTTTATCGATACTCCCGGCGCTTATCCTGGCATCGGTGCCGAGGAGCGTAATCAAAGTGAAGCCATTGCGAGAAATTTAGCGGAAATGTCCGATTTGCGTGTGCCAATTATAGCAACGGTGATTGGTGAGGGTGGTTCAGGTGGTGCGTTAGCGATTGGGGTCGCAGATTGGGTGATGATGTTACAATACAGTATCTACTCCGTGATTTCACCTGAAGGTTGTGCCTCTATTTTATGGAAGTCTGCTACCAAAGCCTCTGATGCTGCCGAAGCGATGGGGATCACGGCGAGTCGTAATAAAGAGCTGGGTTTAATTGACGAAATTATTGCGGAGCCTGTTGGTGGTGCGCATCGCGATGTGGAAAAAATGGCGAAAACGTTAAACGATCATTTATTAAAAACGCTTAAAAATTTACGTCAATATTCTAGCGATGATTTATTAGCAAGGCGTTACCATCGCTTATTAAGTTATGGGAAATAA
- the lpxB gene encoding lipid-A-disaccharide synthase, translated as MNKPLRIGIIAGEVSGDRLGAELIHAIKKIHPHVIAEGIAGEWMQQAGVTSLFSLEKLSVMGIIEPLRHIPELLIMRRKLYRHFIKNKIDVFIGIDAPDFNLGLEIGLKRAGIKVIHYVSPSVWAWRQWRWHKIKRAVDLMLCLFPFEVEFYQRYHIPAIYVGHPLADEIPIENNAIQARIQLNLAENKKTIALLPGSRLGELKYLSDLFIAVAKACYQHNPHLQFVAPMAKSTCYDYFSQRVQTLAPDLPIILLEGQARVAMSAADVVLLACGTATLECALIKRPMIVAYKVSRFTAWLAARLVKIQYFALPNLLLKQPIVPELLQHEARVDTIVPQLMALLNDVETQKKLQHTFLTLHQQLKREASVVAAQAVLNIALNQSE; from the coding sequence ATGAATAAACCTCTACGGATTGGCATTATCGCGGGTGAAGTTTCTGGCGATAGACTGGGGGCTGAGTTAATTCATGCCATAAAAAAAATCCATCCCCATGTGATAGCAGAAGGGATTGCTGGCGAATGGATGCAACAAGCAGGTGTCACAAGTTTATTTTCTCTGGAAAAATTATCGGTAATGGGAATTATTGAACCGTTACGTCATATCCCTGAATTATTAATCATGCGTCGCAAGTTGTATCGGCACTTCATTAAAAATAAAATTGATGTTTTTATTGGGATTGATGCCCCGGATTTTAATTTAGGGTTAGAAATTGGCTTGAAACGGGCGGGCATTAAAGTTATCCATTATGTCAGTCCCTCGGTGTGGGCATGGCGCCAATGGCGCTGGCACAAAATAAAACGCGCTGTAGATTTAATGTTGTGTTTGTTTCCTTTTGAAGTGGAATTTTATCAACGCTATCACATTCCAGCCATCTACGTGGGACATCCCCTCGCGGATGAAATACCCATAGAAAATAATGCTATTCAGGCACGAATACAGTTAAATCTAGCCGAAAATAAAAAAACAATTGCCTTATTACCCGGCTCACGCTTAGGCGAATTAAAATATTTAAGCGATTTATTTATTGCCGTTGCTAAAGCGTGTTATCAACACAATCCCCACCTACAATTTGTAGCGCCGATGGCTAAATCGACCTGTTATGACTATTTTTCACAGCGAGTGCAAACGCTTGCGCCCGATTTACCCATTATTCTTCTCGAAGGACAAGCACGTGTGGCCATGAGTGCGGCCGATGTGGTTTTGCTTGCTTGTGGAACTGCCACCTTAGAATGCGCGTTAATCAAACGCCCCATGATTGTTGCCTATAAAGTATCTCGCTTCACCGCCTGGCTTGCAGCACGTTTGGTTAAAATTCAATATTTTGCTTTACCAAATTTATTGCTCAAGCAGCCCATTGTACCAGAATTATTACAACATGAAGCACGCGTTGATACGATAGTCCCTCAACTCATGGCCTTATTAAACGATGTCGAGACGCAAAAAAAACTCCAACACACATTTTTAACCCTTCATCAACAATTAAAACGAGAAGCCAGTGTGGTTGCTGCTCAAGCGGTGCTGAACATCGCGCTCAATCAGTCGGAATGA
- the fabZ gene encoding 3-hydroxyacyl-ACP dehydratase FabZ, with translation MDHLDINEIFHYLPQRYPFLLIDRVIDLKIEESVTAVKNVTINENFFNGHFPKLPVMPGVLLIEALAQASGILALKSAEHRGLEIGGIYYFAAIDNVRFKKPVVPGDQLILDVKLIKSKNNVWKFSGEAKVDGNLVCNADLTSVRRDS, from the coding sequence ATGGATCATTTAGACATCAATGAAATTTTTCATTATTTACCACAACGCTACCCTTTTTTATTAATCGATCGCGTGATTGATTTAAAAATCGAAGAATCAGTGACCGCGGTAAAGAATGTGACGATCAATGAAAATTTTTTTAACGGACACTTCCCTAAATTGCCCGTCATGCCAGGCGTATTATTAATTGAAGCACTTGCGCAAGCGAGTGGCATTTTAGCCTTAAAATCGGCTGAACACCGTGGATTGGAAATTGGGGGAATTTATTATTTTGCCGCTATTGATAATGTGCGTTTCAAAAAACCCGTTGTTCCTGGCGATCAATTAATCTTAGACGTTAAATTAATAAAATCTAAAAATAATGTGTGGAAATTCAGCGGCGAAGCGAAAGTCGATGGAAACTTAGTCTGCAATGCCGATTTAACCAGTGTAAGAAGAGATAGTTAG
- the lpxD gene encoding UDP-3-O-(3-hydroxymyristoyl)glucosamine N-acyltransferase, with protein MSFQHYTLAQLAHHLEAELKGDGDCVITGLATIQNAKPGEICFLSNSKYRKYLAQTQAAAVILDASEAENCPVNCLVMENPYLGYAKAAELFAPKREFKPGLHATVVCGEECQINPHASIGAHVTLGDNVIIESGVIIEAGCSIGDNVVIRANTHLYPRVVLYRGVNIGSDCVIHSGVVIGSDGFGMANHQGQWIKIPQLGSVMIGNRVEIGANTTIDRGALEDTVIEDGVKLDNQIQIGHNVVIGENTAIAGCVGISGSTKIGKNCAIGGGTCIAGHITIADNVSFTGMSGVYASIEQAGLYSSFTAVQESRTWIKNLSRLHHLDELARKLSKLEKMIAELQREVIA; from the coding sequence ATGTCTTTTCAGCACTACACATTAGCACAACTGGCTCACCATCTTGAGGCAGAATTAAAAGGCGATGGTGACTGTGTGATCACTGGCTTGGCGACCATTCAAAACGCCAAGCCAGGTGAAATATGTTTCTTGAGTAATTCCAAATATCGTAAATATTTAGCGCAAACACAAGCGGCTGCTGTTATTCTCGATGCGAGTGAAGCAGAAAATTGTCCGGTTAACTGTTTAGTCATGGAAAATCCGTATTTGGGCTATGCTAAAGCTGCCGAATTATTTGCGCCAAAACGTGAATTTAAACCAGGATTACATGCAACAGTCGTTTGCGGCGAAGAGTGCCAGATCAACCCTCATGCCAGTATCGGTGCGCATGTCACGCTGGGTGACAACGTGATAATAGAATCCGGTGTCATTATCGAGGCGGGTTGCAGCATCGGTGATAATGTCGTGATACGCGCGAATACTCACCTTTATCCACGAGTGGTTCTTTATCGTGGTGTGAATATTGGTAGCGATTGTGTGATCCACAGCGGTGTGGTGATCGGCAGTGATGGATTTGGCATGGCAAATCATCAGGGTCAATGGATCAAAATCCCACAATTAGGCAGCGTGATGATTGGTAACCGCGTAGAAATCGGCGCCAATACCACGATCGATCGGGGCGCACTTGAAGACACCGTGATTGAAGATGGGGTGAAATTAGATAATCAAATTCAAATCGGTCACAATGTCGTAATTGGAGAAAACACGGCAATTGCGGGATGTGTAGGAATTTCGGGAAGCACCAAAATCGGAAAAAATTGCGCGATTGGTGGTGGAACCTGTATCGCTGGTCATATCACGATTGCCGATAATGTGAGTTTCACGGGAATGTCGGGTGTCTACGCTTCTATCGAACAAGCGGGTCTGTATTCTTCTTTTACCGCCGTGCAAGAGTCACGGACTTGGATTAAAAACTTGAGTCGCCTACACCATCTCGATGAATTAGCCCGCAAACTAAGTAAATTAGAAAAAATGATTGCTGAATTACAGCGCGAAGTGATCGCTTAA
- a CDS encoding helix-turn-helix domain-containing protein has product MAKLIPIHSKINAENNERHLSENLKKLLRVHQLSERELSRKTGLKQAVINRLVKGENQNPTLATLKPITEFFNISLSQLIGEEALHFSLSQQHAEKIENKIPLLRWDELSHSSIKNSSITTSRFITVTKHYDNDILAILVTNNKMEPLFRFDSTLIVKPSSVLNENTHFVLVSVGNHIEIRQLLYSGGKKQLFPLIGLADKMSETHENLTVLGIIMGIIQEKVIIEPKFGS; this is encoded by the coding sequence TTGGCCAAACTTATTCCAATTCATTCTAAAATAAATGCAGAAAACAACGAGCGTCATTTAAGTGAGAATTTAAAAAAACTATTACGCGTTCATCAGTTAAGTGAGCGTGAATTAAGTCGTAAAACAGGCTTAAAACAAGCGGTTATTAATCGTTTAGTCAAAGGAGAAAATCAAAATCCCACCTTAGCCACACTAAAACCCATCACTGAATTTTTTAATATTTCTTTGAGTCAATTAATCGGTGAAGAAGCGCTACATTTTTCCTTATCTCAGCAACATGCTGAAAAAATCGAGAATAAAATTCCTTTGCTCAGATGGGATGAGTTATCTCACAGCTCTATAAAAAATTCATCCATAACGACTTCACGATTTATCACTGTAACCAAACACTATGACAACGATATATTGGCTATTTTAGTCACTAATAATAAAATGGAGCCCCTCTTTCGTTTTGATTCTACTTTAATCGTAAAACCTAGCTCCGTATTGAACGAAAATACACATTTTGTGTTAGTAAGTGTTGGCAATCATATTGAAATTCGTCAACTTTTATACAGTGGCGGCAAAAAGCAACTCTTTCCACTGATTGGCCTCGCTGATAAGATGTCAGAAACTCACGAAAACTTAACTGTATTGGGAATTATTATGGGAATTATTCAAGAAAAAGTTATCATTGAGCCTAAATTCGGCAGTTGA